The sequence TTCCAGGGCCTCCTGCTCTTCGACCGGGCCGGTGCCCGCACCCCCGCCCTGCGCGAGGCCAAGGTGCGCCAGGCCCTCAACTACGCGATCGACCGCGACACGATGCTCGACAAGATCCGGCTCGGACGCGGCGAGACCACCGACCAGGTCTTCGGCCCCGGCACCCGCGGCTACGACAAGAAGCTCGACCACGCCTACCCCCACGACCCGGCCAAGGCGCGGAAACTCCTCGCCGAGGCGGGATACCCGAGGGGGTTCACGCTCAAGCTGCCCCGCCTCACCGCCATCGTCGGCGACGCCCTCGCTTCCTCGCTGCAGAGCGACTTCAAGGCCGTCGGTGTCCGCCTCGACTGGGAAAGCCTCGACCAGGCGAGCGCCGTCCAGAAGATCTACACCGACCGCGCCTACTCCGCGATGGTCATGAACATCGGTCAGTCAGCCACCGACTGGATCACCGTCCAGGATCTCGTCGCCCCCGGCGCCTTCAACCTCTTCGGCTCCACCGACGCGACCGTCAAGCGCCTCGTCCCCGAGATCCAGCGGAGCACGGGCGCCGAGGCCACGACCGCCGCGCGCCGGCTCAACCAGCACCTCGTGGACCAGGCGTGGTTCGTGCCCTTCTACCGGATGAGCTACCTCCTCGTCACCGCCGACGGCGTCAAGGCCGAGCCCCAGTCCGGCATGGCGGTCCCCTCGATCTACAACTACCGGCCGTCCAGGACCGCGTGACCCCGGCACCGGGGACCGTCGTGCCCCCCGCCGCCCGTGCGCGGGCGCCCCTCCCGCGTCCCGCCCCTCCCGGCCCCGCCCCCTCCGCCCGCCGCGTCCCCGGCGGGCACCACCGACAGCGAGTGCCATGCTGACCTTCCTCCTCCGCAGAGTCGCCGCCGGAGCCCTCCTCCTCTTCGTCGTCTCCCTGCTCTCCTACCTCCTCCTCTCCGTCCCGCACCTCGACGTCGGCCGCCAGCTCCTCGGCCAGAGCGCCGCCCAGGACGCCGTCGACGCCAAGAACGCCGCCCTCGGCCTCGACCGCCCGGTCCTCGCCCAGTACGGCGACTGGCTCGCCCACGCCCTGCGCGGTGACCTCGGCACCTCCTGGTACACGAGCGAGAACGTCACCGACGCCGTCGCGGGACGGCTCCCCGTGACCCTCAGCCTCATGCTCGGCGTCACCCTCGTGACGACGGTCGCCTCCTTCGCCCTCGGCGTGTGGGCGGGCGTCCGGCGCGGCGCGGTCGACCGCCTCGTGCAACTCCTCGGCGTCGTCGGCTACGCCCTGCCCGGCTTCCTCGTCACCCTCGTCATCGTGCTGCTCTTCGCCGTCCGGCTGAACTGGTTCCCCGCCATCGGCTACACCGCCTTCGGCGACTCCCCGAGCGGCTGGCTCTCGACCATCGCCCTCCCCGTCGTCTCGCTCTCCCTCGCCTCGGTGGCGGGTGTCTCGCAACAGGTGCGCGGAGCCGTCATCGACACCCTGCGCCAGGACTACGTCCGCACCCTGCGCGCCCGCGGCCTCCCGCCGCACCGCATCGTGCTGCGCCACGTCCTGCGCAACGCCTCGGCGCCCGCGCTCTCCGTCCTCGGGATGCAGTTCGTCGGGCTCCTCGGCGGCGCCGTCCTCGTCGAGCAGATCTTCGGACTGCCCGGCATCGGCTCCATGACCGTCACCTACACGACCCGCGGCGACATCCCCGTGATCATGGCCCTCGTCATGCTCACCGTCGTCGGCGTCGTGCTCGTCAACCTCCTCGTCGACCTCCTGATCGGCTGGCTCAACCCGAAGGCGAGGACCGCGTGAGCGAGAACCCGCACACCGTCGCGAGGGGCACGGACACGGTTCCGGCCCGCCCCACCGCAACCCCGGTCACCGCCGTCCTCGGCCCCGTGCCGCCCACCGCCGGTGACCCGCCCGTCGCACCGCCCCGTGCCCGCACCGGTACCACCGGCCGGCTCGCCCGCCACCCGCTCGGCGCGGGCTCCGCCGTACTCCTCCTGCTCATCGTGCTCGCGGTGCTCCTCGCCCCGCTGCTCACCTCCGCCGACCCCTCGGCCTCCTCGCTCAGCGGTGCCTTCGCCCACCCCGGCGCGGGCCACCCCCTCGGCCTCGACTCGGCCGGCCGCGACATCCTCGCCCGGCTCCTGTACGGCGGTCGCGAGACGCTCGGGGGAGCGGCGCTCTCCCTCGTCATCGCCCTCGTCCTCGGCGTCCCTGCCGGGCTCTACGCCGGTTACCGCGGCGGCCTCTTCGACGCCGTCGCCGGATGGTTCGTCAACCTCGTCATGGCGCTGCCCGCCATGGTCGTCCTCCTCGCCGGGCGCGCCATCCTCGGCCCCCGCGTGTGGGTGCTCATGGTCGTCCTCGGCGTGCTCGTCGCGCCCAGCTTCTTCCGGCTCGTGCGCGGCATCGTCGCGGACGTACGCGGCGAGCTGTACGTGGACGCCGCCCGGGTCTCCGGGCTCGGCGACCGCAGGATCGTGGCCCGGCACGTCCTCGTCGTGGTCCGCGCGCCCCTCATCATCCAGCTCGCCCTCGTCGCCGGACTCGCCATCGGCCTCCAGGCGGGCCTCGAATTCCTCGGCATCGGCAGCGGCTCCTCGCCGACGTGGGGCGCGATGCTCGACGAGGCGTTCAAGAACATCCAGCGCGCCCCCGTCCTCATGCTGTGGCCGGGACTCGCGCTCGGCCTCACGAGCGGCGCCCTCGTCCTGCTGGCCGCCGCGCTGCGCGACGTACTGGAGGACAGGGGCACGACCCGGGGCGGGCGCACCACGAAGAGGGCCACCGCACCGCTCCCGGAGCCCGCCCCGTCCGCCGCCCCCACCGAGCGCGGCGCCCTCCTCTCCCTCCGGGACCTCGCCGTCGCCTACACCCTCCCCGACGGCACCACCAAGGAGGTCGTGCACGGCATCGACCTGGACCTCGCCCCCGGCGAGATCCTCGGCCTCGTCGGCGAGTCCGGCTCCGGGAAGACGCAGACCGCCTTCTCCGTCCTCGGCATCCTCCCCGACGGCGGCACCGTCACCCGCGGCAGCGTGACCGTCGCGGGCACCGAGATCGTCGGGCTCCCCGAGAAGCGGCACCGCGCGCTGCGCGGCAGCGTCGTCGCGTACGTACCGCAGGAGCCCATGAGCAATCTCGACCCCGCCTTCACGATCGGCAGCCAGCTCGTCGAGCCCCTGCGCACCGTCCTCGGCCTCCGCCGCGCCGAGGCCCGCACCCGCGCCCTCGACCTGTTGCGGGCCGTCGGGATACCCGACCCCGAACGCGCCTTCCGCGCCTACCCGCACGAGATCTCCGGCGGCATGGCCCAGCGCGTCCTCATCGCGGGCGCCATGTCCTGCGACCCGCGGCTCCTCATCGCCGACGAACCGACCACCGCCCTCGACGTGCGCGTCCAGGCCGAGATCCTCGCCCTCCTGCGCCGCCTGCGCGAGGAGCGCGGCCTCGGCATCCTCCTCGTCACCCACAACCTGGGAGTCGTCGCGGACCTGTGCGACCGCGTTGCCGTGATGAGCGGGGGCCGCCTCGTCGAGACCGGGACCGCCGAACAGGTCCTGCACGCCCCGCGCGACCCCTGTACGCGCGCCCTGCTCGACGCCGTGCTCGACGACGTACCGGCCCGAGCGCCCTGGCAGCCGACCCCCGCCGCAGCGACGAAGGACGCGACCGCATGAGCACCCACCACGAGCCGGACGGCACCGACACCCTCCTCGCCGTCCGCGATCTGCGCGTCTCCTTCCGGGGCAAGGGCCGCCGTGCCCCCCGCACCGAGGTGCTCAAGGGCGTCGGGCTCGGCATCCGCCCCGGCGAGACACTCGGCCTCGTCGGCGAATCCGGTTCCGGCAAGACGACTATCGGACGGGCCGTGCTCGGTCTCGTCCCGGTCGACTCGGGCAGCATCACCTTCGCGGGCGCACGCCTCGACGGCATGAAACGCGCCCGCCGCCGCGCGCTCGGCCGCGACCTCCAGGTCATCTTCCAGGACCCGTACACGTCCCTGAACCCCTCACGGACCGTCGGCGACACCCTCGCCGAACCCCTCCTCGCGCAGGGCGTCCGGGCCAAGGAGGCGCGCGGGCGGGTCGGCGACTTCCTCTCCCGGGTGCGGCTGCCCGCCGACGCCGCCGCACGCCTGCCCCGGGAGTTCTCCGGCGGCCAGCGCCAGCGCGTGGCCATCGCCCGCGCCCTCGCGCTGCGCCCCCGCCTCGTCGTGTGCGACGAACCGGTCTCCGCGCTCGACCTCACGACCCAGGCCGCCGTCCTCGAACTCCTCCTCGAACTCCAGGAACAGACCGGCGTCGCCTACCTCTTCGTCTCGCACGACCTCTCCGTCGTGCGGTACATGAGCCACCGCGTGAGCGTCATCCACCACGGCGAGATCGTCGAGACGGGCCCCGCCGACCGCGTCACGAGCCACCCCGACCACCCCTACACCCGCACCCTGCTCCTCTCGGCCCCGGTCGCCGACGTCACTCGCCAACGACAACGCCGGGAGGAGGCGGCCCACGCGAGGGCGGCGGCCGGCTGAGCGGGGCCGGACCACGGCCGGTCCGGCCCCTCAGATCTCCTTGAACCGCTCGAAGGGTTCCCCGCACGCGCGACAGCGGTGCAGGGAGCGGCAGGAGGTCGCGGAGAAGCGCGACAGCTCCTCGGCGTCGTCCGCGCCGCACTGCGGGCAGCGCACCGCCGCCGCGTCGTCCGCGTGACGGGTGGGGGAGAGGGAGAGGGGGACCGGGCCGCCGCGACGGGGGCCCGAGGCCGGGCCCGGGGGGACGATGTGGTGGGCGGCGAGGGCCGCGCGGCCCTCCTCCGTCATCCAGTCCGTCGTCCATGGCGGGTCGAGCACCGTACGGACCCGGACCGCGCCGAAACCGGCCCCGTTCAGGGCCCGTACCGTCGCCGCCCGCATCTCGGCCATCGCCGGGCAGCCCGAGTACGTCGGCGTGAGCGACACGACGAGCGTGCCGTCCTCCTCGTACGCGAGGTCCCGCAGCACCCCGAGGTCGTGCAGGCT comes from Streptomyces sp. Tu6071 and encodes:
- a CDS encoding ABC transporter permease; the protein is MLTFLLRRVAAGALLLFVVSLLSYLLLSVPHLDVGRQLLGQSAAQDAVDAKNAALGLDRPVLAQYGDWLAHALRGDLGTSWYTSENVTDAVAGRLPVTLSLMLGVTLVTTVASFALGVWAGVRRGAVDRLVQLLGVVGYALPGFLVTLVIVLLFAVRLNWFPAIGYTAFGDSPSGWLSTIALPVVSLSLASVAGVSQQVRGAVIDTLRQDYVRTLRARGLPPHRIVLRHVLRNASAPALSVLGMQFVGLLGGAVLVEQIFGLPGIGSMTVTYTTRGDIPVIMALVMLTVVGVVLVNLLVDLLIGWLNPKARTA
- a CDS encoding dipeptide/oligopeptide/nickel ABC transporter permease/ATP-binding protein codes for the protein MSENPHTVARGTDTVPARPTATPVTAVLGPVPPTAGDPPVAPPRARTGTTGRLARHPLGAGSAVLLLLIVLAVLLAPLLTSADPSASSLSGAFAHPGAGHPLGLDSAGRDILARLLYGGRETLGGAALSLVIALVLGVPAGLYAGYRGGLFDAVAGWFVNLVMALPAMVVLLAGRAILGPRVWVLMVVLGVLVAPSFFRLVRGIVADVRGELYVDAARVSGLGDRRIVARHVLVVVRAPLIIQLALVAGLAIGLQAGLEFLGIGSGSSPTWGAMLDEAFKNIQRAPVLMLWPGLALGLTSGALVLLAAALRDVLEDRGTTRGGRTTKRATAPLPEPAPSAAPTERGALLSLRDLAVAYTLPDGTTKEVVHGIDLDLAPGEILGLVGESGSGKTQTAFSVLGILPDGGTVTRGSVTVAGTEIVGLPEKRHRALRGSVVAYVPQEPMSNLDPAFTIGSQLVEPLRTVLGLRRAEARTRALDLLRAVGIPDPERAFRAYPHEISGGMAQRVLIAGAMSCDPRLLIADEPTTALDVRVQAEILALLRRLREERGLGILLVTHNLGVVADLCDRVAVMSGGRLVETGTAEQVLHAPRDPCTRALLDAVLDDVPARAPWQPTPAAATKDATA
- a CDS encoding ATP-binding cassette domain-containing protein, coding for MSTHHEPDGTDTLLAVRDLRVSFRGKGRRAPRTEVLKGVGLGIRPGETLGLVGESGSGKTTIGRAVLGLVPVDSGSITFAGARLDGMKRARRRALGRDLQVIFQDPYTSLNPSRTVGDTLAEPLLAQGVRAKEARGRVGDFLSRVRLPADAAARLPREFSGGQRQRVAIARALALRPRLVVCDEPVSALDLTTQAAVLELLLELQEQTGVAYLFVSHDLSVVRYMSHRVSVIHHGEIVETGPADRVTSHPDHPYTRTLLLSAPVADVTRQRQRREEAAHARAAAG
- the paaD gene encoding 1,2-phenylacetyl-CoA epoxidase subunit PaaD; translated protein: MVSAAAPVSDPRLRAAWEAAGRVPDPELPMLSLHDLGVLRDLAYEEDGTLVVSLTPTYSGCPAMAEMRAATVRALNGAGFGAVRVRTVLDPPWTTDWMTEEGRAALAAHHIVPPGPASGPRRGGPVPLSLSPTRHADDAAAVRCPQCGADDAEELSRFSATSCRSLHRCRACGEPFERFKEI